One window of the Staphylococcus equorum genome contains the following:
- a CDS encoding MetQ/NlpA family ABC transporter substrate-binding protein, with translation MKRVTSLVSLLVLAVILAACGNSKGEGEDKKITIATSPAPHGEVLKHAKKAMKEEGYELEIKTVNDYKVPNKLLDKGDVDANFFQHVPYLKAEKEDHNYNIEEVGKVLTTPMGVYSKKYKDINDIPKGSTIYVSNNPAEEGRFLSFFVDKGLIKIKKGVNIEDAKFEDIVENKKDLKFNNKQGAEFLPKTYNSKEGAAVIMNSNYAIDNGLTPHKDSIAVEDKSSPFANIVAVQKGHKDDKKYQTLIKVLQSKDTQDFIKKEYGQDVIPYEK, from the coding sequence TTAGCAGTTATATTAGCAGCGTGCGGAAATTCAAAGGGTGAAGGTGAGGATAAAAAAATCACGATAGCAACGTCTCCTGCACCACATGGCGAAGTGCTAAAACACGCTAAAAAAGCAATGAAAGAAGAAGGTTATGAATTAGAAATTAAGACAGTGAATGACTATAAAGTGCCTAATAAATTATTAGATAAAGGCGATGTAGATGCAAACTTTTTCCAACACGTGCCTTATCTAAAAGCTGAAAAAGAAGATCATAACTATAATATTGAAGAAGTAGGAAAAGTCTTAACTACGCCAATGGGTGTGTACAGTAAAAAATATAAAGATATTAATGATATCCCTAAAGGCTCAACAATTTATGTATCGAACAATCCTGCTGAAGAAGGACGCTTCTTATCATTTTTTGTTGATAAAGGTTTAATTAAAATTAAAAAAGGTGTAAATATTGAAGATGCAAAATTTGAAGATATTGTAGAAAATAAAAAGGATTTAAAATTCAATAACAAACAAGGTGCTGAATTTTTACCAAAAACATATAACAGCAAAGAAGGCGCGGCAGTTATTATGAATTCCAACTATGCTATCGATAATGGACTAACACCACATAAAGATTCGATTGCAGTTGAGGATAAATCATCACCATTTGCAAATATAGTCGCCGTTCAAAAAGGCCATAAAGATGATAAAAAATATCAAACGTTAATTAAAGTACTACAATCAAAAGATACACAAGACTTTATTAAAAAAGAATACGGTCAAGACGTCATTCCTTATGAAAAATAG
- a CDS encoding lactate/malate family dehydrogenase, whose amino-acid sequence MSKIGIIGLGKVGSQVLTDVQNLNLFSDIVLIDTDTERASGEALDHLHTQGLPNSTHINIREGNYEDLTDASFIVITASVPTDPNEGDRVLLAKGNRIMIEGVMKQINRVTQDAIVILVSNPVDTITYMSNASQYPSHKIIGTGTSLETSRFKTLIASYYQVDPKNVEAFVIGEHGQHAVPVWSKVRIYGMTLDEFQQLTDTPPIDKTRITSEIDQVSMDVFYKKGWTNVAISKVVNYLIQAIALNQQSIMPLTSISNEYGLNESAFSLPTLVGREGIKQRFEIQLSPTEIAQLKEAHRYIKQTISKVTN is encoded by the coding sequence ATGTCCAAAATAGGAATCATTGGGCTTGGTAAAGTAGGAAGCCAAGTACTTACAGACGTCCAAAATTTAAATTTATTCTCAGATATTGTATTAATTGATACAGATACAGAAAGAGCAAGTGGTGAAGCACTGGATCATTTGCACACGCAAGGTTTACCTAATTCAACCCACATCAATATTCGCGAGGGCAATTACGAGGATTTAACCGATGCCTCATTCATTGTAATTACAGCAAGTGTGCCAACAGATCCTAATGAGGGTGACCGGGTATTGCTTGCGAAAGGTAATCGAATTATGATTGAAGGAGTCATGAAACAAATTAATCGAGTGACACAAGATGCGATTGTTATTTTAGTTTCCAATCCAGTAGATACAATTACTTATATGAGCAATGCATCTCAGTACCCTTCACATAAAATAATTGGTACTGGTACATCTTTGGAAACATCTCGATTTAAAACATTGATTGCGTCATATTACCAAGTTGACCCTAAGAATGTTGAAGCGTTTGTGATTGGAGAACACGGGCAACATGCAGTTCCTGTATGGAGTAAAGTTAGAATTTATGGCATGACATTAGATGAATTTCAACAATTGACGGATACTCCACCTATCGATAAAACGCGCATAACTTCAGAAATAGATCAGGTATCTATGGATGTGTTTTATAAAAAAGGATGGACAAATGTAGCGATATCGAAAGTAGTTAATTATTTAATACAAGCAATTGCATTAAACCAGCAGAGCATCATGCCGTTAACTTCAATAAGTAATGAATATGGTTTGAATGAGAGTGCCTTTAGCCTACCTACATTAGTGGGACGTGAAGGTATTAAACAGAGGTTTGAAATTCAACTTAGTCCAACAGAAATTGCGCAACTCAAAGAGGCGCATCGATATATAAAACAAACAATTAGTAAAGTAACAAATTAA
- a CDS encoding BglG family transcription antiterminator, with the protein MQERHAKLIRLILNNSNDYLSANEIANYLNVSNRTVRSDIKYINSELVKELIVSVKGRGYKMNRTLYSVEQLAEIVTAYTNKESEILLKIGYQLLMHQQPMTVDQLENDFGLTRSEVNDYLKRIQSWCTSFDINVNISKKKGITVNGNEMNIRNAILHLNQLSTKHQTVEQFILNEIPEAHIQMIFQIIKNNLSDYQIQTSDIRIRQLLIHLIIIFKRNNDNDASWVVDEESQIIAQHCIDEINRKLAYGLSDETAKLFSFFISYYFNKYDLGLEKVFVKSYIDRMIYQMEKSVGVNFTKDKALRDNVYSHFSRTYLRIAKNVYINNPLTEDIKKHYPFVFNTLYETVNHLSKDAKINLVEDEIAFLALHFQSSIDRNEKNRFNIVITCYYGLGISSLLEAKIANLDDRIHVIDTLKLENVSQYDFSGVDALITTHFIDKFQVPDTLQVMEVSPLFSNEDANKIQSFIRHKQNPVLNQDELAAIQFDVHSDKQELTEASYVFEQAQIIFGDNHSVSEKYIQSSLEREKFSSTFIGNGISIPHGDPEKVLKSHVVIFKNMQGFGWKQNRAKLVFFLAIAEQDIPAMKKIIHTIANLTENDVDQLLVLEDQILRDKVIQLVKE; encoded by the coding sequence ATGCAAGAAAGACATGCTAAACTTATTCGTTTAATATTAAATAATAGTAATGATTATTTAAGTGCAAACGAAATAGCGAACTACTTGAATGTTTCCAACAGAACTGTACGAAGTGATATTAAATATATTAATAGTGAGTTAGTGAAAGAACTCATTGTTAGTGTAAAGGGTCGAGGTTATAAAATGAACCGTACCTTATATAGCGTGGAACAATTAGCAGAAATCGTTACAGCATATACGAATAAAGAAAGTGAAATACTGTTGAAAATAGGGTACCAATTGCTAATGCATCAACAACCCATGACTGTTGATCAATTGGAAAATGACTTTGGCTTAACAAGATCAGAAGTAAATGACTATTTAAAGAGAATACAATCATGGTGTACCTCATTTGATATTAATGTAAATATTTCTAAGAAAAAAGGTATTACAGTTAATGGTAACGAAATGAATATAAGAAATGCGATTCTCCATTTAAATCAGCTCTCTACAAAACACCAGACTGTAGAGCAATTCATTCTAAATGAAATACCGGAAGCACATATCCAAATGATATTTCAAATTATTAAAAATAACTTAAGTGATTACCAAATACAAACTTCCGATATTCGAATTCGACAATTGCTCATACATCTTATTATTATCTTTAAAAGAAACAATGACAATGACGCTTCGTGGGTTGTAGATGAAGAATCACAAATTATAGCACAGCATTGCATAGACGAAATAAATCGTAAATTAGCATATGGTCTAAGTGATGAAACTGCTAAATTGTTTTCATTTTTTATTAGTTACTATTTTAATAAATACGATTTAGGCTTAGAAAAAGTGTTCGTTAAAAGTTATATCGATAGAATGATATATCAAATGGAAAAAAGTGTTGGAGTGAATTTTACTAAAGATAAAGCATTACGTGACAATGTTTATTCACATTTTAGTAGAACCTACTTACGTATTGCTAAAAATGTCTATATTAACAATCCATTAACTGAAGATATAAAAAAACATTATCCTTTTGTTTTTAACACATTATATGAAACAGTAAATCATTTGTCTAAAGACGCAAAAATAAATCTAGTAGAAGATGAAATTGCATTTTTGGCATTACATTTTCAATCATCAATAGATCGTAATGAAAAAAATCGTTTTAATATCGTAATTACTTGCTACTATGGTTTGGGTATTTCAAGTTTATTGGAAGCTAAAATAGCAAATTTAGATGATAGGATACACGTGATAGATACATTGAAATTAGAAAATGTGTCACAGTATGATTTTTCAGGTGTCGATGCTTTGATTACGACGCATTTTATAGATAAATTTCAGGTGCCAGATACATTACAAGTAATGGAGGTTTCTCCATTATTTTCCAATGAAGATGCTAATAAAATTCAATCATTTATACGCCATAAGCAAAATCCTGTGCTAAATCAGGATGAATTAGCAGCCATTCAATTTGATGTGCACTCAGACAAGCAAGAGCTAACAGAAGCATCCTATGTGTTTGAACAGGCGCAAATTATTTTTGGTGACAACCACTCAGTTAGCGAAAAATATATCCAAAGTTCTTTGGAAAGAGAAAAATTTTCTTCTACTTTTATAGGAAATGGGATTAGTATTCCTCACGGCGATCCTGAAAAGGTACTGAAATCACACGTGGTGATTTTTAAAAACATGCAGGGTTTTGGCTGGAAACAAAATCGAGCGAAATTAGTCTTTTTCTTAGCAATAGCAGAACAAGATATTCCAGCTATGAAAAAGATTATTCATACGATAGCCAATTTAACTGAAAATGATGTAGATCAGTTGTTAGTGCTTGAAGATCAAATTTTAAGGGATAAAGTAATTCAGTTAGTGAAAGAATAA
- a CDS encoding fructose-specific PTS transporter subunit EIIC: MKILAITSCPNGIAHTYMAQEKLEQAGKEMGIDIKVETQGGVGAENVLTSKEIREADGIIIAADRQVDLSRFDGKLLINESVREGIHKPQELIQRIIDKDAHIHHEANATGASNQDDEEQKSGMQMIYQHLMNGVSFMVPFIVVGGLLMAIALTLGGKATPEGLVIPEDSFWKSIENIGNLAFSFMVPILAGYIAVSIADKPGLVPGMIGGAIAADGSFYGSDAGAGFLGGIVAGFIAGYIAKWIKNIKIPKAMAPIMPIIIIPIISSLIVGLIFIFLIGAPIASIFEGLTTWLKGMQGTNIVILALIIGAMIAFDMGGPVNKVAFLFGSALIAEGNYAVMGMVAVAVCTPPIGLGLATFINKRKFNKGEVEMGKASFTMGLFGITEGAIPFAAQDPLRIIPSNMIGAMIAAAIAAIGGVGDRVAHGGPIVVVLGGIDQVLWFFIAVIVGSVVTMFSVLTLRRKTPAIAGDAAHSEAGMTEQSQNDSEVTAQNSAEEKEDKQSTTDDEIEVFQQEVIEISEKKLTRDEAIEHLVDQLDKYDYITDTEKLKADVLKREMESTTAIGMNVAIPHAKSDAVKKPIVAVMNNKQGVNWDSLDGTLPKIVFLIAVPSDSNDTHLKLLQRLSRALMDDNIRQSLIDATHIEQIYDILKEI, translated from the coding sequence ATGAAAATATTAGCGATAACATCGTGTCCAAATGGGATAGCACACACGTATATGGCTCAAGAGAAACTAGAGCAAGCAGGTAAAGAAATGGGTATAGACATTAAAGTAGAGACGCAGGGAGGCGTTGGTGCTGAAAATGTTTTGACATCGAAAGAAATTAGAGAAGCGGATGGGATTATTATTGCCGCAGATCGCCAAGTAGATTTATCTCGATTTGATGGGAAATTATTAATCAATGAAAGTGTTCGAGAAGGTATTCATAAACCACAAGAACTCATTCAACGTATTATCGATAAAGATGCACACATACATCATGAAGCTAATGCGACAGGTGCTTCTAATCAAGATGATGAGGAGCAAAAAAGTGGCATGCAAATGATATACCAACATTTGATGAATGGTGTTTCATTTATGGTTCCATTTATCGTTGTTGGTGGACTATTGATGGCAATTGCATTGACTTTAGGAGGCAAAGCCACACCTGAAGGGTTAGTAATACCGGAAGATTCATTTTGGAAATCAATTGAAAATATCGGTAATTTAGCATTTAGCTTTATGGTTCCTATCTTGGCAGGTTATATTGCTGTAAGCATTGCAGATAAACCGGGGCTTGTGCCAGGGATGATTGGTGGTGCGATAGCTGCTGATGGTAGTTTTTATGGTAGTGACGCAGGTGCAGGTTTTTTAGGCGGTATCGTAGCAGGTTTCATAGCAGGTTATATTGCAAAATGGATAAAAAATATTAAAATACCAAAAGCAATGGCTCCAATTATGCCGATTATCATTATACCGATAATATCTTCACTTATCGTAGGGCTCATTTTTATTTTCTTAATTGGCGCACCGATTGCTAGTATTTTTGAAGGCTTAACGACATGGTTGAAAGGGATGCAAGGAACAAATATCGTAATTTTAGCGTTGATTATTGGCGCAATGATTGCTTTTGATATGGGTGGACCAGTAAATAAAGTAGCATTTCTATTTGGTTCAGCATTGATTGCTGAAGGAAATTATGCAGTTATGGGTATGGTTGCTGTTGCAGTATGTACACCACCTATTGGTCTAGGTCTTGCAACATTTATCAACAAACGCAAGTTTAATAAAGGTGAAGTAGAAATGGGTAAAGCTTCATTTACAATGGGATTATTTGGTATAACGGAAGGTGCGATTCCTTTTGCTGCTCAAGATCCCTTACGTATTATACCTTCTAATATGATAGGTGCTATGATTGCAGCGGCAATTGCAGCAATTGGTGGCGTAGGTGACAGAGTAGCACACGGTGGACCTATCGTAGTTGTGCTTGGTGGTATTGACCAAGTGCTCTGGTTCTTTATAGCAGTGATTGTAGGTAGTGTTGTGACAATGTTCTCAGTGTTAACACTAAGAAGAAAAACACCAGCAATAGCTGGAGATGCAGCGCATTCAGAAGCAGGAATGACAGAACAAAGTCAGAATGATTCAGAAGTAACTGCGCAAAATAGCGCTGAAGAAAAAGAAGATAAACAATCAACAACAGATGATGAGATTGAAGTATTTCAGCAAGAGGTAATTGAAATATCAGAGAAGAAATTGACAAGAGACGAAGCAATTGAACATCTTGTAGATCAATTAGATAAATATGATTACATTACAGATACGGAAAAACTGAAAGCAGACGTCTTAAAACGAGAAATGGAGTCGACAACGGCTATAGGCATGAATGTGGCAATACCTCATGCCAAGTCAGATGCAGTGAAAAAACCAATCGTAGCAGTTATGAATAATAAGCAAGGCGTGAATTGGGATAGCTTAGATGGCACATTGCCAAAAATTGTTTTCTTAATTGCAGTACCAAGTGATAGTAATGATACGCACTTGAAATTGTTACAGCGTTTATCTAGAGCGCTAATGGATGATAATATCCGTCAGAGTTTAATCGATGCAACACATATAGAACAAATATACGATATACTAAAAGAAATATAA
- the manA gene encoding mannose-6-phosphate isomerase, class I: MPLFLQPVFQERIWGGTALKSFNYDIPNEYTGECWGISAHPNGPNIIENGKHKGKTLEAVWNEDKALFGETGDTKFPLLTKILDANDKLSIQVHPNDEYAQKYEGEYGKTECWYILDAQEDAEIIYDVNAKNQDELNEMIDRQQFDTLFKTVKVQAGDFFYVPAGTVHAIGKGIMILETQQSSDTTYRIYDYDRVDKDGNKRDLHLEQSKAVIHLSEDSPNTTPIHENIQGQQYTQFVSNDFFTVERWVIAGNLNYRKPHDYCLVSIVEGSGQITVDGSDYSLNKGTHFILTTEDTEIKFNGDMTMIVSHV, encoded by the coding sequence ATGCCATTATTCTTACAACCTGTTTTTCAAGAACGTATCTGGGGTGGTACGGCTTTAAAATCATTCAATTATGATATTCCTAATGAATATACGGGTGAATGTTGGGGGATATCAGCACATCCTAATGGACCGAATATAATTGAGAATGGTAAACATAAAGGTAAAACATTAGAAGCAGTATGGAATGAAGATAAAGCATTATTTGGTGAAACTGGTGATACTAAATTCCCTTTATTAACGAAAATATTAGATGCAAACGATAAATTATCAATTCAAGTCCATCCAAATGATGAATACGCACAAAAATATGAAGGTGAATATGGCAAAACAGAGTGTTGGTATATTCTAGATGCACAAGAAGATGCAGAGATTATTTATGATGTGAACGCTAAAAATCAGGATGAATTAAACGAAATGATTGATCGACAACAATTTGATACACTTTTTAAAACAGTAAAAGTACAAGCAGGAGATTTCTTCTATGTACCAGCTGGAACAGTACACGCAATAGGAAAAGGTATTATGATTTTAGAAACGCAACAATCTTCGGATACGACATATAGAATATACGATTATGATCGTGTAGATAAAGATGGAAATAAACGTGATTTGCACTTAGAACAGAGTAAAGCTGTAATTCATCTTTCAGAAGATTCACCTAACACGACGCCAATACATGAAAATATCCAAGGGCAGCAGTACACACAATTTGTGTCTAATGATTTTTTCACAGTTGAACGTTGGGTGATCGCTGGTAACTTAAATTATAGAAAACCGCATGACTACTGTCTTGTTTCAATTGTTGAAGGTAGCGGACAAATTACTGTAGATGGAAGCGACTATAGTTTAAACAAAGGTACGCACTTTATACTGACAACAGAAGATACAGAGATAAAATTTAATGGTGACATGACGATGATTGTCAGTCATGTATAA
- a CDS encoding ROK family protein, with protein sequence MLKICVDIGGTKTIVGLINEDLEIVASQKFKTDKDVPEKEFEEIINLANDYVENFENVDKTSLNIAMPGPCDYNQGLFLNPPNLQKYNGFNAGTYITQNSEFKPRFVNDTDAAILAEHQYIKAQTEDFIYLTISTGVGMAYMKQGQLISGIDGNFGEIGHTVIKSDSSYQCPVCKQYGCVENEISGLAISRKASGILKREVSTKEAIEMYVQGKDKTITHMIEEVLNLTQQLCTNLFSVFNIYHIVLGGGVTQSPLPYKESIETYVKEHHLVRNSPISIKVSDLEANVLTGLYFVNES encoded by the coding sequence ATGTTGAAAATTTGTGTTGATATTGGAGGAACTAAAACGATTGTGGGCCTTATCAATGAAGACTTAGAAATCGTAGCGAGTCAAAAATTTAAAACGGATAAAGATGTGCCCGAAAAGGAATTTGAAGAAATTATAAACCTGGCGAATGACTATGTAGAGAATTTCGAAAATGTCGATAAAACTTCGTTAAATATTGCGATGCCAGGTCCTTGTGATTATAATCAAGGCTTATTTTTAAATCCTCCCAATTTGCAAAAATATAATGGATTTAATGCGGGTACTTATATAACACAGAATAGTGAATTTAAGCCACGATTTGTTAATGATACGGATGCTGCAATTTTAGCAGAACATCAGTATATAAAAGCACAAACTGAGGATTTCATTTATTTAACGATTAGCACAGGCGTTGGCATGGCTTATATGAAACAGGGACAATTAATCTCTGGCATTGACGGGAACTTTGGTGAGATTGGCCATACAGTAATTAAAAGCGATAGTAGTTACCAATGTCCTGTCTGTAAGCAATATGGCTGTGTTGAAAATGAGATTTCTGGATTAGCGATTAGCAGAAAAGCGAGTGGGATTCTAAAAAGAGAAGTGAGTACAAAAGAAGCCATTGAAATGTATGTTCAAGGTAAAGACAAAACAATAACTCATATGATTGAGGAAGTTTTAAACTTAACTCAACAACTGTGTACAAATTTATTTAGTGTATTTAATATTTATCATATTGTATTAGGCGGCGGCGTGACGCAAAGTCCATTGCCTTATAAAGAAAGTATAGAAACCTATGTAAAAGAACATCATTTAGTACGAAATAGTCCCATTAGTATTAAAGTAAGTGATTTAGAAGCTAATGTATTAACGGGTTTATATTTTGTGAATGAATCATAA
- a CDS encoding threonine/serine exporter family protein encodes MTILITFLCSFSASYFFNVIYDSHKKVFLPAGFAGAMGYIVHFILSEHGQMDTIYTSLLGSLTLGLISHTMSRIYKAPVVLFMIPGIIPLVPGSIAFSATQQLVTLNFTDATNTFIRAILIAGAIALGLLISDQLSKTLNIRKYLAIKRNKL; translated from the coding sequence ATGACTATTTTAATTACATTCTTATGCAGTTTCAGCGCCTCTTATTTCTTCAACGTGATTTACGATTCGCATAAAAAGGTATTTCTTCCCGCCGGATTTGCTGGAGCCATGGGTTATATCGTCCATTTTATTTTAAGCGAGCATGGACAAATGGATACAATATACACAAGTTTATTAGGTAGTTTAACACTAGGTTTAATCAGCCATACTATGAGTCGAATATATAAAGCGCCTGTTGTATTGTTTATGATTCCTGGTATTATTCCACTTGTTCCAGGAAGCATTGCTTTCAGTGCGACACAACAGCTCGTTACGCTTAATTTTACTGACGCAACTAACACATTTATTCGTGCTATTTTGATAGCAGGTGCGATTGCTTTAGGTTTGTTGATTTCAGATCAATTATCTAAAACTTTGAACATACGAAAATACTTAGCTATTAAAAGAAATAAACTTTAA